DNA sequence from the Malus domestica chromosome 06, GDT2T_hap1 genome:
ctgttgtaccaaagtcttcgctgattttgtgcatcaacatttggcgccgtctgtgggaaacgacacttattcctactctcttcagctgtgtcaagctggtttctatcattcgtacactttcttttgatcaggcatccctctccaacatgggaagcgaaggaagccacaacacacagaatgacaccccccttgcacatagtgcgaaacaacgaaagaaggaaggaaaacgagttcttcttcaagctaaagtcgatgagttggaagctcagaacaacaagatagcaatgaggaatgaggtcctccaggagcaatatgagaagcacttcgagacactccacgaagctaggcaagctcagacacgcgagcttgttgcccccgtggaagtcaaccatcaactgggtgccctccaacatggagggtcacatgcattcgacatagatatccctgatagggaacagattacccctcgacttgataatcaacatgaggcttctcttaacccagttgcttcgacccgaaccatgagaagtggagggagacacctctttgctgaaggggcagaaggatcgaaagccgtctttcgcgattgtcgggatttcctgaagcaacgtcgagagaattccatccatataagctcaaagattaatgacccaaggatttctgagagactcggtcccctgccacggcccaagccggccaccaatttggggaaggggcaacaagtcctagagagacatgagggtacaggggactcagaggtgttccgacagacataccctggaagccagtacagcgagtccagggaaaaatcacatgcccttgatcaaacattcctaattccaataggagatggagatttacgaaagaaagctccagtgacacataactccgctcaggacccccttatcctacaacttcttgaggaagtaaacaagttgaaggctgaacgtcaggctgaaatacctgactggaaccaacccaggcctggccctcttacaaggaggatcctcaacaccccccttcaagcaaagacaaagcaaaagcttggcttgcaactttatactggaaaagaggacccgattgagcaccttaacctctttgagtccaccatggcataccggatgcacaccgacgaagatcgatgtcttctcttcccctccaccctctctagtggagctctaaattggtattgtcgtcttacacctgagacggtagactcatttgaggaattgaggaaactatttgtttcccaacacattttccaaaccgatcgcttgcactctgcagatgacttgtacactatccgccagaagccagacgagtcattacgtatgtatgctggccgcttcagccatgaatactcccggtgtgccgaggcagacgacaagactgccctcaaagccttcacggcaggcctacgtgattgtttctttaaatacatgatcaatgccaatacttggaagacttactctgaggtgatggcgcaggcttataaccatgcctccgccgaggcaaagacatataggagaaaccccctacaaccatcatttatcaacaagtgggaggtggaagccagactcacctaaatgagaagacctcgactttccaaacagcagtggcacctccccatgccttgcataatgcttcaccgaatcaacagacatatcaatttcaaggcaagaggaaggatttccatcctcaccactctcctttcagtaaaaagagtaagggacactatcccgataaccaagggtatcgccacaataacgctcgcccccaggcagtcaatgcagtgggtcaaacctgcgtcaagataccccctaccccaaggtatgagacatacacgcccttgaatgccacatgcgcggccatttaccccagcatagctcacctgataccaaagccaaagccgaggcacccagattacacgcccccgaataacgcgggcatgttttgttgctaccatgagcataacggccatgatagcgagaaatgtatcatcctccgtgatcgtattgaagctttggcacgagaaggaaaaattgatcaattccttcttcaccctcaaagggataaccgtaaccaacaccaggtgaatgtcatatattccataagcggcggcacacccatatctgaatcttccaatagggccatgaaaaacagtgaacgaagtctgaggcctggtcaccaagtgtttcacgtggaagacatcaggggagggaagtatcaaaaacctaactgggatctgatatgtttctaccctgaggaagaaagaggcatcatctaccctcataacgacccattgatcgtggaggctcacatagccaactttgatgttcgacgaatcctcgtagacacaggggcttcggtcaatatcatgtttgccgaagctttcagggcactcagtgtagctgaacacttgctcgatcgctcgatttctcctctgataagcttctccggtgatatcgtgcaacccttagggagcatacatttaccctttactattggtacaggcccttacacggctaccattaccactaacttcctagtggttgactgcccaacggcatacaatgtcatctttgggcgcacaggcatcaatgatctcaaggctatggtatccacgcatatgctgttgatgaaatttccaaccccccatggcaacggctacatcagaggagatcagcttagtgcacgatcatgttacaacacttcagttaagcaacaacacttgcccggacccaaggaaaccctgtctgtacatgaccaagtcacaaagaccagcctagatgaagcgaccttggatcttcctgatagcaacaatcaacccgatgatcctcgagacgactctttcacccagcaagcccaacctgctgaagagttggagaaggtacctatctcaagagatcatccagaccgcatggtgaatattggcaccacattgtcaccacccattcggttagcattgatatcttttttgaaagagaacactgaagtcttcgcctggtcatacgaggacatgccatgcatctctcccgatgtcatctgtcatcgtttgagtattgaccccaagatcaagccggtgagacagaagcgaagatcttatgacgctgaacgatacgaggcaatgaaagcagaagttgaaaaactcaaaggcataggctttgtccgcgaagtcaattacccgacatgggtagcaaatgtggtccttgttaggaaaaatccgaccaaagaaaatctttcgcttcaaaaggtcttgtggaggatgtgtgtcgactacaccgacctaaacaaagggtgtccgaaagatagtttccctcttcctcttattgacaggcttatagactctacggcagggtgtgagctcttgagctttatggacgcttattcaggatacaaccaaatcctcatgaacccctcagaccaagaacacacggccttcactactgacaggggactatattgctataaagtcatgcctttcggcctaaagaatgcaggagcaacttatcagagactggtcaattcaatgttcgccgaacaaattgggaagattatggaagtttacgttgatgatatgctagtcaaaagcaaacatgctgaccaacacatcaccaacctatctgaaactttcaccattctaaagaggtatcgaatgaggttgaaccccaacaaatgtgccttcggcgtgggctctggcaaattcttaggcttcatgattagccaacgaggcattgaagctaaccctgaaaagatcaaagcaatcctcgacatgaaagagccaataacttcaaaagacatccaaagccttactggcaaggtggcagccttaaccagattcatctctaaggccacagacagatgtgctcctttcttcaaagcactcaagggaaataagaagtacattacatggacggaggaatgtgccaaggcattcaggaacctcaaagagtacatgagtaaagcccctctgctatccaaaccagaagttggtgacactctcatcatctatctatcggtttcggcttcagcagtcagttctgttcttattcgaatggacagtggtgtcgaacggcccgtctactacgctagcaaggccctacaagatgcggagacacgatactccaacattgagaaattagctctagcattggtcatgtctgctcggaaacttcgcccttatttccaagcacacgccatcatcgtgcttaccaatcaccctcttcgacagatactccagtcctgacacgtctgggcgaatgatcaaataggcgatagcattgggtgagtttgacatctcctaccaaccaaaaccagccgaaaaaggtcaagcagtagcagatttcatcgccgacttcacatatcctgttgacattgcttctacacctgaagcagtagcttcattaccatcggaagctcagaaagtagaatcaacgacctcagcatggagtctgtatgttgatggctcatccaaccaacagggctgtggagcgggactagtcttgactacgcccgacaaagtagcaatggagtatgctcttcgtttcaaattcaaggcatcaaacaatgaggccgagtatgaagcccttctagcaggattacgtttggccaaacacctcggggttaaacaaattgatattttcagtgactcccaattagtggtcaaccaggttaccaacaactttgatgctaaggacagctccatggcagcatatcttgcgcaaacacaacttttgctcaagcacttccactactagatcacccaagttcctcgagcggcaaacagtcatgcagacgccctggctcgcctcgcctcagctgtggaagacaagattggaagaaaaattcatgtcgaactgttggcaacaccaagcaccatggccgcagaagtatgcaacttacaacagggggatagttggatcaccccgatctataatttccttgctcatggcaccctcccaaatgataaagtccaggctaagcaaattcgatacaagtctacccgctacctgatcatcaatgatcaactctataagcgaggttttagcctgccatacttaaggtgtcttacgcctgccgaggcggaaatcgtccttcgggaaatacatgagggagtttgtggagatcatgctggatctcggtccctagcacacaagacttttcgccaaggatattactggccaacactccaccaggatgccatcaaagtatcccgctcatgtgacaaatgtcaacgatatgcaactattcctcattcccctccagagcctcttactcctatgatcaccccttggcccttcgcccagtggggacttgatttgatcggcccaatgccggcagggaagggcaaagtctgttacgcagtcgttgcagtggactacttcacaaagtgggccgaagtagaacccttggcaaccattactgaggcaaagatagaagacttcgtgtggaagaacatcctttgtagattcggcattcccaatgcgatagtcactgacaatgggcgacagtttgacaacaagaagttcaggttgttctgctctaagttcaacatcaacttatgctttgcctctccagctcatccccagtctaatggacaagttgaggccatcaacaaaataatcaagcgcactttgaaaaccagcttggacaaagctaaaggctgttggccagaatttgtaccccaagttctttggtcatatcgcacttcatatcggacttcaacaggagaaactccattctcacttgcctttggcacagaggcggttgtccctgttgagctcgagcaagcaacattccgagtccagaactacattcaaagtgaaaatgacaaacaactcaccctcaacttggatttagtcgaggaacacagaaaccaagctcacttgaggaatgtcgcctacaagcagcgcatctccaactattatgactctagggtcaagcctcgttctttcaaaataggagactgggtcttaaagaaaagattactctgcgacagagtcccgagtgaaggcacacttagtccaaactgggatggaccgtatgaagtcattggcatcagtcgccctggctcttacacacttagaagctccgatgacaagacccttggccatccatggaacgctgatcacttgaagtactactacaaatagactcacgatgtacaagtgttgagctatagccgttcggcatcctatgtaatgaaggccatttggcaatgaattcaataaagaggtaatttagccaactcagccctcactcttttacattcctagcaatggaacactcaagtgttgaaacctcaaagcagatatatccaacacgaaacaaaatctaagtatgtgtcgacaagactatacaaagaaaggaacaaccaaacaatggcttatatccaaacaatagatctattcatacatagccaaacatgcattaataatagtgcaaacactcataaacacctaaaatccaaaactctcaagcttatAACATGGGCACATGTTATACACACATCAGACTACTACATCCAGAATACATGCAGATAGTAAAGACACTGCTATTCATTCTCATCTGAAGCCGAACCCCTGGCAGTATCACTCCGCGTCCTACCATCATCCTCTGCATCCCCAAGATCCTCTTCACCATGCTGAGTCTGTGCATCAACACTACCTTCATTATCAAACTCATTTTCGCTGCTAGGATCAACAGCAAGGACAAATGTCTCGCcctttcgatgatgctcatctatatcttcgtggtattttcgaagaatgctcccatcatcataacgatcaaggacggccatccatttccttttttcaaagtgagcttcttgagcacagtagggtttaatagcaagatgaaaggtcgaagaacttaagtattcttgcacagcagcctccctttcagttggaatgctcttctccagttcagaaatctcaactaaggcaccatccaattctcccctaaccttggatacctccaaggtagccacctccaactgttttttagttgcctcaagcaatttcttaagccttaggttctcaccatttcgccttttcaagctctccatggtttcgtccttcagttggagagcctgagtcaaaagtcccttattccttcgggcctcgtccacaagctgcttattctccttcagttttgccttgtaccgctcaacctcttgcagtctgtcgtgatactcggccatgacctgcatggcaagacgatcatcactacctaaataatgataataaagaggaaaCAGTAAGgcaatgacaaagtaacactcacatatgaagacagcttcaacatccggtcgcaatccgattcatccttagctaagggctctccgagctcatcgaaggcgaatcgacgccctgccaagcaattgttgatatcctcaaaatcctttggccgcgtggcaaccctcaagtccttccacgggacactgccagctctttccttgcctttcccctcatggcgggaaccaggatcactttcctggacagtgtgctccatagtaagaggaggaggcaacagtcggctcccttctcctgcaactacggcagcagcattttcaacggcctcgactccagtcttcctaaaggcaggccccttaaggaccccatcttgggacttaggtctaacggatggttcccctcggaacttatgaattttcttatgcggtaggatatcttccgaaggaactaacactggtgctttccttttattggtgctagtccctgttttcttgcttaccttctccactgcataaggaaaatcaaaataagaaatacaactttccaaataaaataaggaaaagagcaaagtttacatgaaggatataacttactcgatcgtccctggctctcggaaactaagggttgga
Encoded proteins:
- the LOC139197101 gene encoding uncharacterized protein produces the protein MEHTVQESDPGSRHEGKGKERAGSVPWKDLRVATRPKDFEDINNCLAGRRFAFDELGEPLAKDESDCDRMLKLSSYVMAEYHDRLQEVERYKAKLKENKQLVDEARRNKGLLTQALQLKDETMESLKRRNGENLRLKKLLEATKKQLEVATLEVSKVRGELDGALVEISELEKSIPTEREAAVQEYLSSSTFHLAIKPYCAQEAHFEKRKWMAVLDRYDDGSILRKYHEDIDEHHRKGETFVLAVDPSSENEFDNEGSVDAQTQHGEEDLGDAEDDGRTRSDTARGSASDENE